The following nucleotide sequence is from Roseivirga sp. BDSF3-8.
GGGGCTCTCAGCGTGCACCTTACTGACTTCGGGCTGGAACCTCCCACCAGGCTTATGGGCATGGTAAAGGTGAAAGATAAGATCAAGGTAATCTTTGATCTGCAGCTTAAGGTCACCCCTCTTCCCTGACCTCTCTTTATTTCACTCCTGTCAGTTTCCTCTTTTCTTCGACACCCCACCGCCAGGGGCATAGGTAACAGCCTGGTCAGGCCATTCACCTATTCTTGCCAGACCTCTGGCGCTATCTTCTCTCAAACTGAACTAAAAAATTAATTCGGTTGTAGATCAACTTCTGCACTCATTTCAATCGGATGCAAAAGCGAAGTGCTGCCCCTTAACGTGCAGATAATTTACGAGGCAGTAGATTTAAGCTAAAAATCGTACCTTTGCGGCTTCGTTTTTGAATAAAAAGACAGAATAGAAAGGAAAGAAATGGTAATGATCAGACTGCTGGAGGGAAAGCTTCGGGGGAATATCAAGGACGAGATACTGTCAGGGCTTACGGTAGCCATTGCATTGGTGCCCGAAGCAATAGCTTTTGCCATAATAGCTGGAGTAGACCCTAAAATAGGCCTATTTTCGGCATTTTTAATGGGTATTATTACCTCTGTTCTGGGCGGGCGCCCGGGCATGATCACCGGTGCTACCGGTGCCATAGCCGTAGTGGTGGCACCCCTGATAGCCGACCATGGCGTGGAGTATTTATTCCCTGCTATCATATTAGGGGGATTATTGCAAATAGGCGTAGGCGCTCTGAAGCTGGGAAAATTTATCCGCATGATTCCCCACCCGGTGATGCTGGGGTTTGTTAACGGCCTGGCCATTGTAATCTTCATGTCGCAGTTCAGCCAGTTCACCACCCGCACGGGTGGCCCGCTGGAGGGAATGGAGCTAGTGATATTTGGCGGACTGATCGCAGTAACCATGCTGATCATGTACTTCTTACCAAAGATCACAAAGGCAGTACCCTCTCCGCTGGTGGGCATTGTGGTAGCTACCCTACTTGCCATGTTCTTTTTTCAGGATACAATCAGAATAGGCGACAAGGCAGATATGAGCACTATGTCGGAAGGACTTTTCGCACCCTTCTTTCTGCTGTTTCCCGATACGGTACCCATATCGTTAGGCACACTGGCCATTCTCTTTCCCTATGCGCTTAAGGTAGCAGGCGTAGGCCTGATCGAAAGCTTGCTTACGCTCACGCTAATAGATGAGATGACAGATACCCGCGGTAATGGTAATAAGGAATCCATTGCCCAGGGTATAGGCAATTTCGTGACTGGTTTCTTTGGTGGCATGGGTGGCTGTGCTATGATCGGACAGAGTATGATCAATATCAACTCCGGTGCGCGCCGTCGTATCAGTTCCTTTACCGCCGCCGTATTCCTTCTTTCATTTATGCTGGTACTGGGTCAGTTTATCGCAGTAATACCCATTGCAGGCCTGGTAGGAGTAATGTTTATGGTGGCGATCGGCACTTTTGAGTGGTCAAGCTTCCGCGTGTGGAATAAGGTGCCTAAAATGGACATCTTCATCATTCTGGTCGTATCTATCGTTACCGTGCTCGAAGACCTGGCAGTGGCGGTACTCATTGGTGTGATCCTGTCTGCCCTTTCTTTTTCCTGGGAAAATGCCCTGCGTATCCGTGCCCGTAAGCGTACCGATGAACACGGAGTAAAGCATTATGAGATATTCGGCCCATTGTTCTTTGCTTCCACGACTACCTTCATGTCTAAATTTGACCCCAAGAACGATCCTGAGTCTGTAATCATAGACTTTGCCGAGTCACGCGTGATGGACCAGTCGGCCATAGAGGCCATTAATAAAATCGCTGAGAAATACGAACAGGAAGGCAAAACTATCCACCTGTACCACCTGAGCAAGGACTGCGTGAGGCTGGTAAAAAGGGCTGAGAAGATATGCCGTGTAAATGTACTGGAGGATCCGGATTACTTTGTGGCAATCAATGATTATAAGGAAGCAGCAGCGGCCAGGCGTCAAAAGGCATTGGCCTGATAGGCTGCCTGCATAAATTTATCATCAGCTACCCGTTCTGTCCAAGACAGGGCGGGTAGTTTTGGTTTAAGGGTAAGTAAAAGGAAGGTTTTTGTTACTGTAGTTTGTAGGGCATGAGCATGCAAGTAAACGTAGTCCCCTCCCCCACCTTACTGCTTACTTCCATCCGGCCATGGTTTTTTTCCACCATCTTTTTGATCAGGTGGAGGCCTATTCCTTTACCGGTTTGCTCCTCGGTAAATCGCTGAAATGGCTTAAAGATTTGCTCACCATTCTTTTCCAGATCCATACCTATGCCGTTATCAGCTACCTTGAGCACCACAAAAGGATCCTGGCGTTGGGTGCTAAGGTTAATAACGGGCTTCCGTGAGGGGCAACGGTATTTTATGGCGTTACTTACCAGGTTTCGAACGATACTGGCAAGATAGGGCTTAACATAATCGATTTCCTTAACCTCCAGATGCAGGTTAAGCTCTCCCCCCTCCTCTTCAAGCTGATAGCGATATTCAGACAGCAGATTATTCAGTTCCTCTTCAAAACGAATGGTCTTTACGTTACCGGAGGTATCCTGATCCACATCGATGATCTCAATAAGACCGGAGACAATGTCATTCATATTATTAATGACAGGGTTCAGTAAATCGAATGTCTCAGTTTTATCTTCTGATTGCCTGCCTAACTGTACAAGCA
It contains:
- a CDS encoding SulP family inorganic anion transporter; the protein is MVMIRLLEGKLRGNIKDEILSGLTVAIALVPEAIAFAIIAGVDPKIGLFSAFLMGIITSVLGGRPGMITGATGAIAVVVAPLIADHGVEYLFPAIILGGLLQIGVGALKLGKFIRMIPHPVMLGFVNGLAIVIFMSQFSQFTTRTGGPLEGMELVIFGGLIAVTMLIMYFLPKITKAVPSPLVGIVVATLLAMFFFQDTIRIGDKADMSTMSEGLFAPFFLLFPDTVPISLGTLAILFPYALKVAGVGLIESLLTLTLIDEMTDTRGNGNKESIAQGIGNFVTGFFGGMGGCAMIGQSMININSGARRRISSFTAAVFLLSFMLVLGQFIAVIPIAGLVGVMFMVAIGTFEWSSFRVWNKVPKMDIFIILVVSIVTVLEDLAVAVLIGVILSALSFSWENALRIRARKRTDEHGVKHYEIFGPLFFASTTTFMSKFDPKNDPESVIIDFAESRVMDQSAIEAINKIAEKYEQEGKTIHLYHLSKDCVRLVKRAEKICRVNVLEDPDYFVAINDYKEAAAARRQKALA